The following proteins are co-located in the Candidatus Methylomirabilota bacterium genome:
- a CDS encoding CoA pyrophosphatase produces the protein MQAFERRGVAIDGRKAAAVAVVLVADEEGRACFLLTKRAPTLRAHTGQWALPGGRVDVGETPEHAALRELDEEVGLRLPGGSSLGLLDDYPTRSGFVITPVVFWSDHLGPLTPNPSEVARLYRVPFADLERPDLPRLVSIPESDRPVIQLPILGALIHAPTAAVIYQMLEVVARGKSTRVDHFEQPVWAWR, from the coding sequence CTGCAGGCCTTCGAGCGCCGGGGCGTCGCGATCGACGGCCGCAAGGCGGCGGCGGTGGCCGTCGTCCTCGTGGCGGACGAGGAAGGGCGCGCATGCTTCCTCTTGACCAAGCGCGCGCCCACCCTGCGGGCCCACACCGGGCAGTGGGCGTTGCCCGGCGGGCGAGTCGACGTGGGGGAGACCCCGGAACATGCGGCCCTACGCGAGCTCGACGAGGAGGTAGGGCTGCGTCTGCCCGGGGGCTCCTCGCTGGGTCTGCTCGACGACTACCCCACGCGCTCGGGGTTTGTCATCACGCCCGTGGTCTTCTGGAGCGATCATCTCGGTCCGTTGACGCCCAACCCTTCGGAAGTGGCGCGCCTCTACCGGGTGCCCTTCGCCGACCTGGAGAGGCCTGATCTGCCCCGGCTCGTCTCCATTCCCGAAAGCGATCGTCCGGTGATCCAGCTTCCGATTCTCGGCGCCCTCATCCACGCGCCGACCGCGGCCGTGATCTACCAGATGCTCGAAGTCGTGGCGCGGGGCAAGTCGACGCGCGTGGACCATTTCGAACAGCCCGTCTGGGCCTGGCGATAG
- a CDS encoding aldolase/citrate lyase family protein, with protein sequence MRKNTVREIWARGEAVVNGWLSIPSGFSAEVMAHQGFDSLTVDMQHGVVDYQVGVSMLQGISTTEVIPLARIPWNDPARIMKILDAGAYGVICPMINTREQAEALVQACKYPPRGYRSWGPVRASLYMGGDYGDHANDDVIVMPMIETAEAVKNIDDILSVPGVDAIYVGPSDLSLALGLKPRLDQTDAPVVEAQQLIVKACKKHGVIAGIHNATAAYAVKMIEQGYQFVTLASDSRFMAAKAGEEVGVVRKTGAKAGKLPAY encoded by the coding sequence GTGCGGAAGAACACGGTGCGGGAGATCTGGGCTCGCGGCGAAGCGGTCGTCAATGGCTGGCTGTCCATTCCCTCGGGCTTCTCGGCGGAAGTCATGGCTCATCAGGGCTTCGACTCGCTGACGGTGGATATGCAGCACGGTGTCGTCGACTACCAGGTGGGCGTCTCGATGCTCCAGGGCATCTCGACCACGGAGGTGATCCCGCTCGCTCGCATACCCTGGAATGATCCGGCGCGCATCATGAAGATTCTCGACGCGGGCGCCTACGGCGTCATCTGCCCCATGATCAATACGCGCGAGCAGGCCGAGGCCCTCGTGCAGGCCTGCAAGTATCCGCCGCGCGGCTACCGGAGCTGGGGGCCCGTGCGCGCGAGCCTCTACATGGGCGGCGACTATGGCGACCACGCCAACGACGACGTCATCGTGATGCCCATGATCGAGACGGCAGAGGCGGTCAAGAACATCGACGATATCCTGAGCGTGCCGGGCGTGGACGCCATCTACGTCGGGCCCTCGGATCTCTCGCTGGCCCTCGGCCTCAAGCCGCGGCTCGACCAGACGGACGCCCCGGTGGTGGAGGCGCAGCAGCTCATCGTCAAAGCGTGCAAGAAGCACGGGGTGATCGCGGGCATTCACAATGCGACCGCCGCCTACGCCGTGAAGATGATCGAGCAGGGCTATCAGTTCGTGACCCTGGCGAGCGACAGCCGCTTCATGGCCGCCAAGGCCGGCGAAGAGGTCGGTGTGGTTCGTAAGACGGGGGCGAAGGCCGGCAAGCTTCCGGCGTACTAG
- a CDS encoding polysaccharide deacetylase family protein yields the protein MMRNFVGYGETPPEARWPARARVAVNIVINYEEGSENRVEDGQLQRETMGEAPSPVPPEQRDLANESFYEYGSRAGFWRLLRVLDQHEVQGTVFACAVALERNREAAKAITARGWDICAHGNRWEEHYLLDRKSERAAISRAISSIRDSTGQTPLGWYCRYGPSVHTRELVAAQGSFLYDSDSYADDLPYWTQTGTGPWLVVPYALDTNDIRFWRGSLQVADDFFAYLRDAFDQLWEEGETRPRMMSVGLHCRIAGRPGRAAGLARFLDHAQRRGEVWFARRGDIARHWTDAYPPRRP from the coding sequence ATGATGCGCAACTTCGTGGGCTATGGTGAGACGCCGCCGGAGGCGCGCTGGCCCGCCCGCGCCCGCGTGGCCGTGAACATCGTCATCAACTACGAGGAGGGCTCCGAGAATCGAGTCGAGGACGGTCAGCTCCAGCGCGAGACCATGGGGGAGGCGCCCTCGCCGGTGCCGCCGGAGCAGCGCGATCTCGCCAACGAGAGCTTCTACGAGTACGGCAGCCGCGCGGGCTTCTGGCGCCTCTTGCGGGTGCTCGACCAGCACGAGGTCCAGGGCACGGTCTTCGCTTGCGCGGTGGCCCTCGAGCGAAATCGCGAGGCGGCCAAGGCGATCACCGCCCGCGGCTGGGACATCTGCGCCCATGGCAATCGCTGGGAGGAGCACTACCTGCTGGACCGCAAGAGCGAGCGCGCGGCCATAAGCCGCGCCATCTCCTCGATCCGGGACTCCACGGGACAGACGCCGCTGGGCTGGTATTGCCGCTACGGCCCGTCCGTCCATACCCGCGAGCTCGTGGCCGCGCAGGGCTCCTTTCTCTACGACAGCGACTCGTACGCCGACGACTTGCCGTACTGGACGCAGACCGGCACCGGTCCCTGGCTCGTCGTCCCCTATGCGCTCGATACCAACGACATCCGCTTCTGGCGGGGCTCGCTGCAGGTGGCCGACGACTTCTTCGCGTATCTGCGGGATGCCTTCGACCAGCTCTGGGAGGAAGGGGAGACGCGCCCGCGCATGATGTCGGTGGGGCTGCACTGCCGCATCGCGGGCCGGCCGGGCCGCGCGGCCGGGCTCGCGCGTTTCCTCGATCATGCCCAGCGCCGCGGAGAGGTCTGGTTCGCCCGGCGTGGGGACATCGCGCGCCACTGGACGGACGCTTATCCGCCCCGCCGTCCTTGA